In Pseudomonadota bacterium, a genomic segment contains:
- a CDS encoding endonuclease/exonuclease/phosphatase family protein, with protein sequence MTFSLKTLRLRRTHRYAVVTILALMMQGCASVATQDARLSVHSPTALLTEYAGACRTGWASSPRLPAASLDPDRITLLNWNIRKGSSASWRQQLEALGGDADLITLQEAPLASPGWQDITSNHYHAFAPGWQSRKTPTGVMTLSDAAHLVQCNLQAREPWLRSPKATLATEYALTGKPESLLVVNVHIVNFSLGLSAFDRQLQQISTIVSQHRGPIILTGDFNTWRHARMERVRSLVAGHKLQPVAFRTDVRKRFLGRPLDHVYVRGLQVIEATTTQTKASDHNPMQVWLSAY encoded by the coding sequence ATGACCTTTTCCCTCAAAACACTTCGACTGCGGCGCACGCATCGTTACGCCGTTGTGACGATTCTGGCGCTGATGATGCAGGGCTGCGCGTCCGTGGCGACGCAAGACGCGCGCCTCTCGGTTCACTCACCTACCGCACTGCTGACCGAGTACGCGGGTGCCTGCCGCACAGGCTGGGCGTCGTCACCCAGGCTGCCTGCAGCCTCCCTCGACCCGGATCGGATCACGCTGCTGAACTGGAACATCAGGAAAGGCAGCAGCGCCAGCTGGCGACAGCAGCTTGAGGCGCTGGGTGGCGACGCTGATCTCATTACACTCCAGGAAGCGCCATTAGCGAGCCCCGGCTGGCAAGACATCACGTCAAACCATTACCACGCCTTTGCACCAGGCTGGCAGTCGCGCAAGACGCCAACCGGCGTGATGACGCTGAGCGATGCTGCCCACCTTGTGCAGTGCAATCTGCAGGCACGAGAACCCTGGCTGCGCTCCCCGAAAGCCACGCTGGCAACCGAGTACGCCCTCACTGGAAAGCCGGAGTCGCTGCTGGTAGTCAACGTACATATCGTCAATTTTTCGTTGGGGTTGTCAGCGTTTGACCGGCAGCTCCAGCAGATCAGCACCATCGTCTCGCAACATCGGGGCCCCATCATTCTGACGGGCGACTTCAACACCTGGCGCCACGCGCGCATGGAGCGCGTGCGCTCGCTGGTTGCCGGTCACAAGCTTCAGCCGGTCGCGTTTCGTACCGATGTACGCAAGCGCTTTCTGGGCCGGCCGCTGGATCATGTCTACGTACGTGGTCTGCAGGTCATTGAGGCGACCACCACTCAGACTAAAGCGTCTGACCACAATCCGATGCAGGTATGGCTGTCCGCTTACTGA
- a CDS encoding DUF5329 family protein, translated as MVWPAAAVAEASIAANEIEQLIGAVGKSDCRFVRNGKEHAAEAAEAHLRLKYRRGRRYATSAEKFIDRLASKSSLSRKPYLMKCPNEAAIASGDWLHARLAEFRAAHAEADR; from the coding sequence GTGGTGTGGCCCGCGGCCGCAGTCGCCGAAGCCTCGATCGCGGCGAACGAGATCGAACAGCTGATTGGAGCCGTCGGCAAAAGCGACTGTCGCTTCGTGCGCAACGGCAAAGAGCACGCTGCCGAAGCCGCCGAGGCCCACCTGCGACTCAAATACCGGCGCGGGCGCCGCTACGCAACGTCGGCTGAAAAGTTTATTGATCGGCTGGCCAGCAAGAGCTCCCTGAGCCGCAAGCCTTATCTCATGAAGTGCCCAAACGAGGCCGCCATCGCGTCCGGTGACTGGCTGCATGCCCGGCTTGCCGAGTTCCGCGCGGCTCATGCCGAAGCAGATCGCTAG